The Triticum aestivum cultivar Chinese Spring chromosome 7B, IWGSC CS RefSeq v2.1, whole genome shotgun sequence genome window below encodes:
- the LOC123157605 gene encoding L-gulonolactone oxidase 2-like, with translation MSPGQRGAMGIPLTVLPLAILLHVAGCSPPPEPVVCTHGTSNCTVTNSFGSFPDRSICRAGNVAYPRTEQELVAAVAAAAAVKRKMKVATKYSHSLPKLACPGGLDGTIISTARLNRTVSVDVERRLMTVESGMVLRDLIEAAGAAGLSLPHSPYWYGLTIGGLLSTGAHGSSLWGKGGAVHEYVVGLRIVTPAPASQGFAVVRELGAHHPDLDAAKVSLGVLGVVSQVTLALQPLFKRSVAFVKRDDSDLADQVAAWGRLHEFADMTWQPEQRKVIYRQDDRVDVSSPGNGLSDTLLARSAPTRMLIDARAAEERLQENGTAAADLCAAARPLADTVERQAYGYTNDGVSFTGYPVVGYQHRIQASGTCMDSPEDGLLSGCPWDPRIRGSFYYNSGFSVPLSKAPAFVSDMQRLRDLNPDIFCAGVDTRVGVLLRYVKASSAYLGKPEDCIDFDVIYYWSRTYGMPRAHADVVDEIEQMALRKYGGLPHWGKNRNFAFSGVITKYPGAAKFLRVKDRYDPDGLFSSEWSDQVLGINGSPDIVKESCAVEGLCVCSEDSHCAPEQGYFCRPGRVYDEARVCSFLQQD, from the coding sequence ATGTCGCCAGGACAAAGAGGAGCGATGGGAATCCCGCTCACGGTTCTCCCTCTAGCCATCCTCCTCCACGTCGCCGGCTGCAGCCCTCCTCCGGAGCCGGTGGTCTGCACGCACGGCACATCCAACTGCACGGTCACCAACTCGTTCGGTTCCTTCCCGGACCGCAGCATCTGCCGTGCGGGCAACGTCGCCTACCCGCGCACGGAACAAGAGCTCGTGGCGgccgtcgcggcggcggcggcagtgaaaCGCAAGATGAAGGTGGCCACCAAGTACTCACACAGCCTCCCCAAGCTGGCGTGCCCCGGTGGCCTGGACGGCACCATCATAAGCACGGCGCGGCTCAACCGGACGGTAAGCGTCGACGTGGAGAGGAGGCTTATGACGGTGGAGAGCGGCATGGTCCTCCGGGACCTGATCGAGGCCGCCGGCGCCGCAGGGCTGTCCCTGCCGCACTCGCCGTACTGGTACGGCCTGACCATCGGGGGCCTCCTGTCGACTGGCGCGCACGGCAGCTCGCTGTGGGGCAAGGGCGGCGCCGTCCACGAGTACGTGGTCGGGCTGAGAATCGTGACGCCGGCGCCGGCGAGCCAGGGGTTCGCCGTGGTGAGGGAGCTGGGCGCCCACCACCCTGACCTGGACGCGGCAAAGGTATCCCTCGGGGTTCTCGGCGTCGTCTCTCAGGTCACGCTGGCGCTGCAGCCGCTGTTCAAGCGGTCGGTGGCGTTCGTGAAGCGCGACGACTCAGACCTGGCGGACCAAGTGGCAGCATGGGGCCGCCTCCACGAGTTCGCCGACATGACGTGGCAGCCGGAGCAGCGCAAGGTCATCTACCGCCAGGACGACCGCGTCGACGTCTCGTCGCCGGGCAACGGCCTCAGCGACACGCTCCTTGCCCGGTCCGCCCCCACGCGCATGCTCATCGATGCAAGAGCCGCGGAGGAGCGGCTGCAGGAGAacggcaccgccgccgccgacctgtGCGCAGCGGCGCGGCCGCTGGCGGACACGGTGGAGCGGCAGGCCTACGGCTACACAAACGACGGCGTCTCGTTCACGGGGTACCCGGTGGTGGGGTACCAGCACCGCATCCAGGCGTCCGGCACATGCATGGATAGCCCGGAGGACGGTCTCCTGAGCGGCTGCCCTTGGGACCCCCGCATCCGAGGCTCCTTCTACTACAACTCCGGCTTCAGCGTCCCGCTCTCCAAGGCGCCGGCGTTTGTGTCGGACATGCAACGGCTCCGGGACCTCAACCCGGACATCTTCTGCGCCGGCGTCGACACCAGGGTCGGCGTGCTCCTCCGCTATGTCAAGGCGTCCTCCGCTTACCTCGGCAAGCCCGAGGACTGCATCGACTTCGATGTCATCTACTACTGGAGCCGCACCTACGGCATGCCGCGTGCGCACGCCGACGTGGTGGACGAGATCGAGCAGATGGCGCTACGCAAGtacggtggcctcccgcactgggGAAAGAACCGTAACTTCGCATTCAGCGGTGTCATCACAAAGTACCCGGGAGCTGCTAAATTCCTCCGGGTGAAGGATAGGTATGACCCTGACGGGCTCTTCTCGAGCGAGTGGAGCGACCAGGTGCTCGGCATCAACGGAAGCCCCGACATCGTCAAGGAGAGCTGCGCCGTGGAAGGACTCTGCGTCTGCTCTGAAGACTCGCACTGCGCGCCCGAGCAAGGGTACTTCTGCCGACCAGGAAGGGTGTACGACGAGGCCAGAGTTTGCTCGTTCCTCCAGCAGGACTAG